One region of Gossypium raimondii isolate GPD5lz chromosome 6, ASM2569854v1, whole genome shotgun sequence genomic DNA includes:
- the LOC105773926 gene encoding uncharacterized protein LOC105773926 isoform X4, translated as MILILWQTSSKMTVSRKKGTRPKHSNRHKDIEEVMEFSKVSEMEIESPIFHDNSSSSFCESSYHDVAVGVDGSLCLGHKQEDSTSLVGMEQNNDGISDLVTNDAWECNLARQSDVVSKDDDINMVSSTSLGAELLQEYCLMEPGINHCNNKEDGSSMEHEKVEKVCTCNGTQQLLVPKSFSTNSEGLDSDCNDHTYGGDFGDWRVYWDSFYSRNYFYNIKTQASMWDPPPGMENLVFANLDNKSDEMAIDSIEKSVHDGGLEKLLSDELSNGTELAAASNLTIPSVSKSFELAGEHCETSDFCDGELTSELISDVQDNLESVTKTPTETISDADKIVLETVALAKGQVDTELEAVTRKGKKKTRKRSQRKLSRDDEELQFQGMSEEHSAIIGKYWCQRYLLFSRFDDGIKMDEEGWFSVTPESIARHHASRCGSGIVVDSFTGVGGNAIQLAQRSAHVIAIDIDPKKIDYAYQNATVYGVNDQIDFVTGDFFTIAPKLKADTVFLSPPWGGPDYAKVEIYDLKTMLKPHDGYFLFNVAKKISCRIVMFLPRNVDLNQLAELSLSAQPPWSLEVEKNFLNGKLKGITAYFTDTAFEGI; from the exons atgattttaatattgTGGCAGACAAGTAGTAAAATGACTGTTAGCAGAAAGAAGGGTACACGTCCAAAGCATTCTAATCGTCATAAAGATATTGAAGAAGTGATGGAATTTTCCAAAGTGAGTGAGATGGAGATTGAATCTCCTATTTTTCATGATAACTCGAGCAGTTCTTTTTGTGAATCATCTTATCATGATGTTGCAGTGGGTGTTGATGGATCCCTATGCCTTGGTCATAAGCAAGAAGATTCAACAAGCTTGGTTGGGATGGAACAAAATAACGATGGGATTTCTGACCTTGTGACTAATGATGCTTGGGAATGTAACTTGGCACGGCAGAGTGATGTTGTGTCTAAGGATGATGATATAAATATGGTGAGCTCAACTAGTTTAGGTGCTGAACTTTTACAAGAATATTGCTTAATGGAACCAGGTATCAATCATTGTAATAACAAAGAAGATGGAAGCTCGATGGAGCACGAAAAGGTTGAGAAGGTTTGTACTTGTAATGGCACTCAGCAGCTACTTGTTCCCAAGTCATTTTCTACAAATTCAGAAGGGCTTGATTCTGATTGTAATGACCATACATATGGTGGGGATTTTGGTGATTGGAGGGTGTATTGGGACTCTTTCTACTCGAGGAactacttttataatatcaaaactcAAGCTTCCATGTGGGATCCACCCCCGGGAATGGAAAATCTAGTTTTTGCTAACCTTGATAATAAGTCAGATGAAATGGCTATTGACTCCATTGAGAAATCCGTACATGATGGTGGATTAGAGAAGCTGTTATCTGATGAGCTTTCAAACGGGACCGAACTTGCTGCTGCTTCTAATTTGACAATACCTTCTGTAAGCAAGAGTTTTGAGCTTGCTGGTGAACATTGTGAGACTAGTGACTTTTGTGATGGTGAACTTACATCAGAATTAATATCAGATGTCCAGGACAATCTTGAAAG TGTGACCAAGACACCCACTGAAACAATATCTGATGCTGACAAAATTGTTCTAGAGACTGTTGCTTTAGCAAAAGGTCAGGTGGATACTGAGCTTGAGGCTGTGACTaggaaagggaaaaagaaaacaagaaaacgATCTCAGAGGAAGTTATCTCGGGATGATGAAG AACTTCAATTTCAAGGAATGTCCGAGGAGCATTCCGCCATTATAGGTAAATATTGGTGTCAGAGATACCTACTATTCTCCAGATTTGATGATGGTATTAAAATGGACGAGGAAGGGTGGTTTTCTGTAACTCCAGAGTCTATAGCTAGGCATCATGCATCCCGTTGCGGGAGTGGCATTGTAGTCGACTCTTTTACTGGAGTTGGTGGGAACGCCATTCAATTGGCCCAGAG GAGTGCACATGTTATTGCTATTGACATTGATCCAAAGAAGATAGATTATGCATATCAGAATGCAACTGTCTATGGCGTCAATGACCAAATAGACTTTGTAACCGGAGATTTTTTCACTATAGCACCTAAATTGAAG GCAGACACTGTCTTCTTATCTCCTCCTTGGGGAGGTCCTGATTACGCTAAAGTAGAGATATATGACCTGAAGACAATGCTGAAGCCACATGACGG ATATTTCCTGTTTAACGTTGCGAAGAAAATTTCCTGCAGAATTGTCATGTTTCTCCCTAGAAATGTAGATCTCAACCAATTGGCTGAATTGTCCCTGTCTGCACAGCCTCCTTGGTCATTAGAG GTTGAGAAAAACTTTTTGAATGGCAAGTTGAAGGGGATAACTGCTTACTTCACGGATACGGCATTTGAAGGCATTTGA
- the LOC105773926 gene encoding uncharacterized protein LOC105773926 isoform X5: protein MGVDGSLCLGHKQEDSTSLVGMEQNNDGISDLVTNDAWECNLARQSDVVSKDDDINMVSSTSLGAELLQEYCLMEPGINHCNNKEDGSSMEHEKVEKVCTCNGTQQLLVPKSFSTNSEGLDSDCNDHTYGGDFGDWRVYWDSFYSRNYFYNIKTQASMWDPPPGMENLVFANLDNKSDEMAIDSIEKSVHDGGLEKLLSDELSNGTELAAASNLTIPSVSKSFELAGEHCETSDFCDGELTSELISDVQDNLESVTKTPTETISDADKIVLETVALAKGQVDTELEAVTRKGKKKTRKRSQRKLSRDDEELQFQGMSEEHSAIIGKYWCQRYLLFSRFDDGIKMDEEGWFSVTPESIARHHASRCGSGIVVDSFTGVGGNAIQLAQRSAHVIAIDIDPKKIDYAYQNATVYGVNDQIDFVTGDFFTIAPKLKADTVFLSPPWGGPDYAKVEIYDLKTMLKPHDGYFLFNVAKKISCRIVMFLPRNVDLNQLAELSLSAQPPWSLEVEKNFLNGKLKGITAYFTDTAFEGI, encoded by the exons TGGGTGTTGATGGATCCCTATGCCTTGGTCATAAGCAAGAAGATTCAACAAGCTTGGTTGGGATGGAACAAAATAACGATGGGATTTCTGACCTTGTGACTAATGATGCTTGGGAATGTAACTTGGCACGGCAGAGTGATGTTGTGTCTAAGGATGATGATATAAATATGGTGAGCTCAACTAGTTTAGGTGCTGAACTTTTACAAGAATATTGCTTAATGGAACCAGGTATCAATCATTGTAATAACAAAGAAGATGGAAGCTCGATGGAGCACGAAAAGGTTGAGAAGGTTTGTACTTGTAATGGCACTCAGCAGCTACTTGTTCCCAAGTCATTTTCTACAAATTCAGAAGGGCTTGATTCTGATTGTAATGACCATACATATGGTGGGGATTTTGGTGATTGGAGGGTGTATTGGGACTCTTTCTACTCGAGGAactacttttataatatcaaaactcAAGCTTCCATGTGGGATCCACCCCCGGGAATGGAAAATCTAGTTTTTGCTAACCTTGATAATAAGTCAGATGAAATGGCTATTGACTCCATTGAGAAATCCGTACATGATGGTGGATTAGAGAAGCTGTTATCTGATGAGCTTTCAAACGGGACCGAACTTGCTGCTGCTTCTAATTTGACAATACCTTCTGTAAGCAAGAGTTTTGAGCTTGCTGGTGAACATTGTGAGACTAGTGACTTTTGTGATGGTGAACTTACATCAGAATTAATATCAGATGTCCAGGACAATCTTGAAAG TGTGACCAAGACACCCACTGAAACAATATCTGATGCTGACAAAATTGTTCTAGAGACTGTTGCTTTAGCAAAAGGTCAGGTGGATACTGAGCTTGAGGCTGTGACTaggaaagggaaaaagaaaacaagaaaacgATCTCAGAGGAAGTTATCTCGGGATGATGAAG AACTTCAATTTCAAGGAATGTCCGAGGAGCATTCCGCCATTATAGGTAAATATTGGTGTCAGAGATACCTACTATTCTCCAGATTTGATGATGGTATTAAAATGGACGAGGAAGGGTGGTTTTCTGTAACTCCAGAGTCTATAGCTAGGCATCATGCATCCCGTTGCGGGAGTGGCATTGTAGTCGACTCTTTTACTGGAGTTGGTGGGAACGCCATTCAATTGGCCCAGAG GAGTGCACATGTTATTGCTATTGACATTGATCCAAAGAAGATAGATTATGCATATCAGAATGCAACTGTCTATGGCGTCAATGACCAAATAGACTTTGTAACCGGAGATTTTTTCACTATAGCACCTAAATTGAAG GCAGACACTGTCTTCTTATCTCCTCCTTGGGGAGGTCCTGATTACGCTAAAGTAGAGATATATGACCTGAAGACAATGCTGAAGCCACATGACGG ATATTTCCTGTTTAACGTTGCGAAGAAAATTTCCTGCAGAATTGTCATGTTTCTCCCTAGAAATGTAGATCTCAACCAATTGGCTGAATTGTCCCTGTCTGCACAGCCTCCTTGGTCATTAGAG GTTGAGAAAAACTTTTTGAATGGCAAGTTGAAGGGGATAACTGCTTACTTCACGGATACGGCATTTGAAGGCATTTGA
- the LOC105773926 gene encoding uncharacterized protein LOC105773926 isoform X3 translates to MDTIENQCEAPAIKALGSLFKLTQVHLWDYGSKETREFSFLLSDTTKSCTKNDKNCSSISHGSCDFSTSVEDIELAKEMDALGLPLSFHTNKQTSSKMTVSRKKGTRPKHSNRHKDIEEVMEFSKVSEMEIESPIFHDNSSSSFCESSYHDVAVGVDGSLCLGHKQEDSTSLVGMEQNNDGISDLVTNDAWECNLARQSDVVSKDDDINMVSSTSLGAELLQEYCLMEPGINHCNNKEDGSSMEHEKVEKVCTCNGTQQLLVPKSFSTNSEGLDSDCNDHTYGGDFGDWRVYWDSFYSRNYFYNIKTQASMWDPPPGMENLVFANLDNKSDEMAIDSIEKSVHDGGLEKLLSDELSNGTELAAASNLTIPSVSKSFELAGEHCETSDFCDGELTSELISDVQDNLESVTKTPTETISDADKIVLETVALAKGQVDTELEAVTRKGKKKTRKRSQRKLSRDDEELQFQGMSEEHSAIIGKYWCQRYLLFSRFDDGIKMDEEGWFSVTPESIARHHASRCGSGIVVDSFTGVGGNAIQLAQRSAHVIAIDIDPKKIDYAYQNATVYGVNDQIDFVTGDFFTIAPKLKTLSSYLLLGEVLITLK, encoded by the exons ATGGACACAATCGAAAACCAATGCGAAGCTCCAGCTATCAAAGCTTTGGGTTCTCTCTTTAAGCTCACTCAAGTTCACTTATG GGATTATGGCTCTAAGGAGACTCGggaattttctttcttattatcCGACACCact AAATCATGTACAAAAAATGATAAGAACTGCTCAAGCATTTCTCATGGGAGCTGTG ATTTCAGTACTTCAGTAGAGGATATTGAATTGGCTAAAGAAATGGATGCTTTGGGGCTTCCCCTTTCCTTCCACACCAACAAGCAG ACAAGTAGTAAAATGACTGTTAGCAGAAAGAAGGGTACACGTCCAAAGCATTCTAATCGTCATAAAGATATTGAAGAAGTGATGGAATTTTCCAAAGTGAGTGAGATGGAGATTGAATCTCCTATTTTTCATGATAACTCGAGCAGTTCTTTTTGTGAATCATCTTATCATGATGTTGCAGTGGGTGTTGATGGATCCCTATGCCTTGGTCATAAGCAAGAAGATTCAACAAGCTTGGTTGGGATGGAACAAAATAACGATGGGATTTCTGACCTTGTGACTAATGATGCTTGGGAATGTAACTTGGCACGGCAGAGTGATGTTGTGTCTAAGGATGATGATATAAATATGGTGAGCTCAACTAGTTTAGGTGCTGAACTTTTACAAGAATATTGCTTAATGGAACCAGGTATCAATCATTGTAATAACAAAGAAGATGGAAGCTCGATGGAGCACGAAAAGGTTGAGAAGGTTTGTACTTGTAATGGCACTCAGCAGCTACTTGTTCCCAAGTCATTTTCTACAAATTCAGAAGGGCTTGATTCTGATTGTAATGACCATACATATGGTGGGGATTTTGGTGATTGGAGGGTGTATTGGGACTCTTTCTACTCGAGGAactacttttataatatcaaaactcAAGCTTCCATGTGGGATCCACCCCCGGGAATGGAAAATCTAGTTTTTGCTAACCTTGATAATAAGTCAGATGAAATGGCTATTGACTCCATTGAGAAATCCGTACATGATGGTGGATTAGAGAAGCTGTTATCTGATGAGCTTTCAAACGGGACCGAACTTGCTGCTGCTTCTAATTTGACAATACCTTCTGTAAGCAAGAGTTTTGAGCTTGCTGGTGAACATTGTGAGACTAGTGACTTTTGTGATGGTGAACTTACATCAGAATTAATATCAGATGTCCAGGACAATCTTGAAAG TGTGACCAAGACACCCACTGAAACAATATCTGATGCTGACAAAATTGTTCTAGAGACTGTTGCTTTAGCAAAAGGTCAGGTGGATACTGAGCTTGAGGCTGTGACTaggaaagggaaaaagaaaacaagaaaacgATCTCAGAGGAAGTTATCTCGGGATGATGAAG AACTTCAATTTCAAGGAATGTCCGAGGAGCATTCCGCCATTATAGGTAAATATTGGTGTCAGAGATACCTACTATTCTCCAGATTTGATGATGGTATTAAAATGGACGAGGAAGGGTGGTTTTCTGTAACTCCAGAGTCTATAGCTAGGCATCATGCATCCCGTTGCGGGAGTGGCATTGTAGTCGACTCTTTTACTGGAGTTGGTGGGAACGCCATTCAATTGGCCCAGAG GAGTGCACATGTTATTGCTATTGACATTGATCCAAAGAAGATAGATTATGCATATCAGAATGCAACTGTCTATGGCGTCAATGACCAAATAGACTTTGTAACCGGAGATTTTTTCACTATAGCACCTAAATTGAAG ACACTGTCTTCTTATCTCCTCCTTGGGGAGGTCCTGATTACGCTAAAGTAG
- the LOC105773926 gene encoding uncharacterized protein LOC105773926 isoform X1: MDTIENQCEAPAIKALGSLFKLTQVHLWDYGSKETREFSFLLSDTTKSCTKNDKNCSSISHGSCDFSTSVEDIELAKEMDALGLPLSFHTNKQTSSKMTVSRKKGTRPKHSNRHKDIEEVMEFSKVSEMEIESPIFHDNSSSSFCESSYHDVAVGVDGSLCLGHKQEDSTSLVGMEQNNDGISDLVTNDAWECNLARQSDVVSKDDDINMVSSTSLGAELLQEYCLMEPGINHCNNKEDGSSMEHEKVEKVCTCNGTQQLLVPKSFSTNSEGLDSDCNDHTYGGDFGDWRVYWDSFYSRNYFYNIKTQASMWDPPPGMENLVFANLDNKSDEMAIDSIEKSVHDGGLEKLLSDELSNGTELAAASNLTIPSVSKSFELAGEHCETSDFCDGELTSELISDVQDNLESVTKTPTETISDADKIVLETVALAKGQVDTELEAVTRKGKKKTRKRSQRKLSRDDEELQFQGMSEEHSAIIGKYWCQRYLLFSRFDDGIKMDEEGWFSVTPESIARHHASRCGSGIVVDSFTGVGGNAIQLAQRSAHVIAIDIDPKKIDYAYQNATVYGVNDQIDFVTGDFFTIAPKLKADTVFLSPPWGGPDYAKVEIYDLKTMLKPHDGYFLFNVAKKISCRIVMFLPRNVDLNQLAELSLSAQPPWSLEVEKNFLNGKLKGITAYFTDTAFEGI, encoded by the exons ATGGACACAATCGAAAACCAATGCGAAGCTCCAGCTATCAAAGCTTTGGGTTCTCTCTTTAAGCTCACTCAAGTTCACTTATG GGATTATGGCTCTAAGGAGACTCGggaattttctttcttattatcCGACACCact AAATCATGTACAAAAAATGATAAGAACTGCTCAAGCATTTCTCATGGGAGCTGTG ATTTCAGTACTTCAGTAGAGGATATTGAATTGGCTAAAGAAATGGATGCTTTGGGGCTTCCCCTTTCCTTCCACACCAACAAGCAG ACAAGTAGTAAAATGACTGTTAGCAGAAAGAAGGGTACACGTCCAAAGCATTCTAATCGTCATAAAGATATTGAAGAAGTGATGGAATTTTCCAAAGTGAGTGAGATGGAGATTGAATCTCCTATTTTTCATGATAACTCGAGCAGTTCTTTTTGTGAATCATCTTATCATGATGTTGCAGTGGGTGTTGATGGATCCCTATGCCTTGGTCATAAGCAAGAAGATTCAACAAGCTTGGTTGGGATGGAACAAAATAACGATGGGATTTCTGACCTTGTGACTAATGATGCTTGGGAATGTAACTTGGCACGGCAGAGTGATGTTGTGTCTAAGGATGATGATATAAATATGGTGAGCTCAACTAGTTTAGGTGCTGAACTTTTACAAGAATATTGCTTAATGGAACCAGGTATCAATCATTGTAATAACAAAGAAGATGGAAGCTCGATGGAGCACGAAAAGGTTGAGAAGGTTTGTACTTGTAATGGCACTCAGCAGCTACTTGTTCCCAAGTCATTTTCTACAAATTCAGAAGGGCTTGATTCTGATTGTAATGACCATACATATGGTGGGGATTTTGGTGATTGGAGGGTGTATTGGGACTCTTTCTACTCGAGGAactacttttataatatcaaaactcAAGCTTCCATGTGGGATCCACCCCCGGGAATGGAAAATCTAGTTTTTGCTAACCTTGATAATAAGTCAGATGAAATGGCTATTGACTCCATTGAGAAATCCGTACATGATGGTGGATTAGAGAAGCTGTTATCTGATGAGCTTTCAAACGGGACCGAACTTGCTGCTGCTTCTAATTTGACAATACCTTCTGTAAGCAAGAGTTTTGAGCTTGCTGGTGAACATTGTGAGACTAGTGACTTTTGTGATGGTGAACTTACATCAGAATTAATATCAGATGTCCAGGACAATCTTGAAAG TGTGACCAAGACACCCACTGAAACAATATCTGATGCTGACAAAATTGTTCTAGAGACTGTTGCTTTAGCAAAAGGTCAGGTGGATACTGAGCTTGAGGCTGTGACTaggaaagggaaaaagaaaacaagaaaacgATCTCAGAGGAAGTTATCTCGGGATGATGAAG AACTTCAATTTCAAGGAATGTCCGAGGAGCATTCCGCCATTATAGGTAAATATTGGTGTCAGAGATACCTACTATTCTCCAGATTTGATGATGGTATTAAAATGGACGAGGAAGGGTGGTTTTCTGTAACTCCAGAGTCTATAGCTAGGCATCATGCATCCCGTTGCGGGAGTGGCATTGTAGTCGACTCTTTTACTGGAGTTGGTGGGAACGCCATTCAATTGGCCCAGAG GAGTGCACATGTTATTGCTATTGACATTGATCCAAAGAAGATAGATTATGCATATCAGAATGCAACTGTCTATGGCGTCAATGACCAAATAGACTTTGTAACCGGAGATTTTTTCACTATAGCACCTAAATTGAAG GCAGACACTGTCTTCTTATCTCCTCCTTGGGGAGGTCCTGATTACGCTAAAGTAGAGATATATGACCTGAAGACAATGCTGAAGCCACATGACGG ATATTTCCTGTTTAACGTTGCGAAGAAAATTTCCTGCAGAATTGTCATGTTTCTCCCTAGAAATGTAGATCTCAACCAATTGGCTGAATTGTCCCTGTCTGCACAGCCTCCTTGGTCATTAGAG GTTGAGAAAAACTTTTTGAATGGCAAGTTGAAGGGGATAACTGCTTACTTCACGGATACGGCATTTGAAGGCATTTGA
- the LOC105773926 gene encoding uncharacterized protein LOC105773926 isoform X2, whose product MDTIENQCEAPAIKALGSLFKLTQVHLWDYGSKETREFSFLLSDTTKSCTKNDKNCSSISHGSCDFSTSVEDIELAKEMDALGLPLSFHTNKQTSSKMTVSRKKGTRPKHSNRHKDIEEVMEFSKVSEMEIESPIFHDNSSSSFCESSYHDVAVGVDGSLCLGHKQEDSTSLVGMEQNNDGISDLVTNDAWECNLARQSDVVSKDDDINMVSSTSLGAELLQEYCLMEPGINHCNNKEDGSSMEHEKVEKVCTCNGTQQLLVPKSFSTNSEGLDSDCNDHTYGGDFGDWRVYWDSFYSRNYFYNIKTQASMWDPPPGMENLVFANLDNKSDEMAIDSIEKSVHDGGLEKLLSDELSNGTELAAASNLTIPSVSKSFELAGEHCETSDFCDGELTSELISDVQDNLESVTKTPTETISDADKIVLETVALAKGQVDTELEAVTRKGKKKTRKRSQRKLSRDDEELQFQGMSEEHSAIIGKYWCQRYLLFSRFDDGIKMDEEGWFSVTPESIARHHASRCGSGIVVDSFTGVGGNAIQLAQRSAHVIAIDIDPKKIDYAYQNATVYGVNDQIDFVTGDFFTIAPKLKADTVFLSPPWGGPDYAKVEIYDLKTMLKPHDGIVMFLPRNVDLNQLAELSLSAQPPWSLEVEKNFLNGKLKGITAYFTDTAFEGI is encoded by the exons ATGGACACAATCGAAAACCAATGCGAAGCTCCAGCTATCAAAGCTTTGGGTTCTCTCTTTAAGCTCACTCAAGTTCACTTATG GGATTATGGCTCTAAGGAGACTCGggaattttctttcttattatcCGACACCact AAATCATGTACAAAAAATGATAAGAACTGCTCAAGCATTTCTCATGGGAGCTGTG ATTTCAGTACTTCAGTAGAGGATATTGAATTGGCTAAAGAAATGGATGCTTTGGGGCTTCCCCTTTCCTTCCACACCAACAAGCAG ACAAGTAGTAAAATGACTGTTAGCAGAAAGAAGGGTACACGTCCAAAGCATTCTAATCGTCATAAAGATATTGAAGAAGTGATGGAATTTTCCAAAGTGAGTGAGATGGAGATTGAATCTCCTATTTTTCATGATAACTCGAGCAGTTCTTTTTGTGAATCATCTTATCATGATGTTGCAGTGGGTGTTGATGGATCCCTATGCCTTGGTCATAAGCAAGAAGATTCAACAAGCTTGGTTGGGATGGAACAAAATAACGATGGGATTTCTGACCTTGTGACTAATGATGCTTGGGAATGTAACTTGGCACGGCAGAGTGATGTTGTGTCTAAGGATGATGATATAAATATGGTGAGCTCAACTAGTTTAGGTGCTGAACTTTTACAAGAATATTGCTTAATGGAACCAGGTATCAATCATTGTAATAACAAAGAAGATGGAAGCTCGATGGAGCACGAAAAGGTTGAGAAGGTTTGTACTTGTAATGGCACTCAGCAGCTACTTGTTCCCAAGTCATTTTCTACAAATTCAGAAGGGCTTGATTCTGATTGTAATGACCATACATATGGTGGGGATTTTGGTGATTGGAGGGTGTATTGGGACTCTTTCTACTCGAGGAactacttttataatatcaaaactcAAGCTTCCATGTGGGATCCACCCCCGGGAATGGAAAATCTAGTTTTTGCTAACCTTGATAATAAGTCAGATGAAATGGCTATTGACTCCATTGAGAAATCCGTACATGATGGTGGATTAGAGAAGCTGTTATCTGATGAGCTTTCAAACGGGACCGAACTTGCTGCTGCTTCTAATTTGACAATACCTTCTGTAAGCAAGAGTTTTGAGCTTGCTGGTGAACATTGTGAGACTAGTGACTTTTGTGATGGTGAACTTACATCAGAATTAATATCAGATGTCCAGGACAATCTTGAAAG TGTGACCAAGACACCCACTGAAACAATATCTGATGCTGACAAAATTGTTCTAGAGACTGTTGCTTTAGCAAAAGGTCAGGTGGATACTGAGCTTGAGGCTGTGACTaggaaagggaaaaagaaaacaagaaaacgATCTCAGAGGAAGTTATCTCGGGATGATGAAG AACTTCAATTTCAAGGAATGTCCGAGGAGCATTCCGCCATTATAGGTAAATATTGGTGTCAGAGATACCTACTATTCTCCAGATTTGATGATGGTATTAAAATGGACGAGGAAGGGTGGTTTTCTGTAACTCCAGAGTCTATAGCTAGGCATCATGCATCCCGTTGCGGGAGTGGCATTGTAGTCGACTCTTTTACTGGAGTTGGTGGGAACGCCATTCAATTGGCCCAGAG GAGTGCACATGTTATTGCTATTGACATTGATCCAAAGAAGATAGATTATGCATATCAGAATGCAACTGTCTATGGCGTCAATGACCAAATAGACTTTGTAACCGGAGATTTTTTCACTATAGCACCTAAATTGAAG GCAGACACTGTCTTCTTATCTCCTCCTTGGGGAGGTCCTGATTACGCTAAAGTAGAGATATATGACCTGAAGACAATGCTGAAGCCACATGACGG AATTGTCATGTTTCTCCCTAGAAATGTAGATCTCAACCAATTGGCTGAATTGTCCCTGTCTGCACAGCCTCCTTGGTCATTAGAG GTTGAGAAAAACTTTTTGAATGGCAAGTTGAAGGGGATAACTGCTTACTTCACGGATACGGCATTTGAAGGCATTTGA